The following are encoded together in the Mycteria americana isolate JAX WOST 10 ecotype Jacksonville Zoo and Gardens chromosome 2, USCA_MyAme_1.0, whole genome shotgun sequence genome:
- the MC4R gene encoding melanocortin receptor 4 — MNFTQHRGTLQPLHFWNHSYGLHGGASEPNAKGHSSGGCYEQLFVSPEVFVTLGIISLLENVLVIVAIAKNKNLHSPMYFFICSLAVADMLVSVSNGSETIVITLLNNTDTDAQSFTINIDNVIDSVICSSLLASICSLLSIAVDRYFTIFYALQYHNIMTVKRVGVIITCIWAACTVSGILFIIYSDSSVVIICLISMFFTMLILMASLYVHMFMMARMHIKKIAVLPGTGPIRQGANMKGAITLTILIGVFVVCWAPFFLHLIFYISCPYNPYCVCFMSHFNFYLILIMCNSIIDPLIYAFRSQELRKTFKEIICCCSLRGLCYLPGKY, encoded by the coding sequence ATGAATTTCACCCAGCACCGTGGGACACTCCAGCCTCTCCATTTCTGGAACCACAGCTACGGACTGCACGGAGGTGCCAGCGAGCCCAATGCAAAAGGCCACTCCTCGGGAGGCTGCTACGAGCAACTCTTTGTATCCCCCGAAGTGTTTGTGACTCTGGGCATCATCAGCTTGCTGGAGAATGTCTTGGTCATTGTGGCGATAGCCAAGAACAAGAACCTCCATTCACCCATGTACTTCTTCATCTGTAGCTTGGCAGTGGCTGACATGCTAGTGAGTGTATCTAATGGATCAGAAACTATTGTCATCACGCTGCTAAACAATACAGACACAGACGCACAGAGCTTTACCATAAACATTGACAATGTCATTGACTCAGTGATTTGCAGTTCCTTGCTTGCATCAATTTGCAGTCTCCTCTCAATAGCAGTGGACAGGTACTTTACTATCTTTTACGCCCTCCAATACCATAACATCATGACGGTGAAGCGCGTAGGGGTCATCATCACATGCATCTGGGCTGCTTGCACAGTCTCAGGCATTCTGTTCATCATTTACTCTGACAGTAGTGTTGTCATCATCTGCCTTATTAGCATGTTCTTCACTATGCTCATTCTCATGGCATCCCTCTATGTCCACATGTTCATGATGGCTCGGATGCATATCAAAAAGATTGCTGTTCTTCCAGGGACTGGCCCTATTCGCCAAGGGGCCAACATGAAAGGGGCCATCACTCTCACCATCCTGATTGGAGTTTTTGTTGTGTGCTGGGCTCCATTTTTCCTGCACCTGATTTTCTACATCTCCTGCCCCTACAATCCTTACTGTGTGTGCTTCATGTCCCACTTTAACTTCTACCTCATCCTCATCATGTGCAATTCCATCATCGATCCACTCATCTATGCATTCCGGAGTCAGGAGCTCAGGAAGACATTCAAGGAGATTATATGCTGCTGTAGCCTGAGAGGGCTTTGTTATTTGCCTGGCAAATATTAA